From Agromyces sp. SYSU T00194, a single genomic window includes:
- a CDS encoding MOSC domain-containing protein — protein MTEAAPTVVAVARDSGHHFSKPVRDEITLVENHGVEGDAHAGATVRHLHDVRKDAARPNLRQVHLMHAELFDQVAADGFAVDPGTLGENVTTRGVDLLGLPEGTRIRLGSDAVVELTGLRTPCNQINGVQDGLMKRLIEVDDDGTVHRLSGVMGVVAAGGVVRAGDAIEIELPDAPHRALGPV, from the coding sequence GTCGCCGTCGCCCGTGACTCCGGGCACCACTTCTCCAAGCCCGTGCGCGACGAGATCACCCTCGTCGAGAACCACGGCGTCGAGGGCGACGCGCACGCGGGCGCGACCGTGCGGCACCTGCACGACGTGCGCAAGGACGCCGCCCGCCCGAACCTCCGCCAGGTGCACCTCATGCACGCCGAGCTGTTCGACCAGGTCGCGGCCGACGGCTTCGCGGTCGACCCGGGCACGCTCGGCGAGAACGTCACCACGCGCGGCGTCGACCTGCTCGGGCTGCCCGAGGGCACCCGCATCCGGCTCGGTTCCGATGCGGTGGTCGAGCTCACCGGCCTGCGCACCCCGTGCAACCAGATCAACGGCGTGCAGGACGGCCTCATGAAGCGCCTCATCGAGGTCGACGACGACGGCACCGTGCACCGACTCTCGGGCGTGATGGGCGTCGTCGCCGCCGGCGGCGTGGTGCGCGCGGGCGACGCCATCGAGATCGAGCTGCCGGATGCCCCGCATCGGGCGCTCGGGCCGGTCTAG
- a CDS encoding RNA polymerase sigma factor has protein sequence MSDRDLMQRLQGGDASALADLFDRHSRPVYARSFVELGSRPDAEEITQDAFMLLWKKRKRIEVVGESVLPWLLVTVGYLSANMRRHRQRRMTEVLEEPHPASQVLDPALIVARGELQQVVERALERLAPPDRRIFQLCVVEGMSYKEAARHLNTSHAVVRNRLSRSRRSVRADLNAYLMEDER, from the coding sequence GTGAGCGATCGAGATCTCATGCAGAGGCTGCAAGGTGGCGATGCGTCGGCGCTGGCTGACCTGTTCGACCGGCATAGTCGGCCCGTCTACGCGCGATCGTTCGTTGAGCTCGGGTCTCGCCCGGACGCCGAGGAGATCACGCAGGATGCGTTCATGCTGCTCTGGAAGAAGCGCAAGCGCATCGAAGTCGTCGGTGAGTCGGTCCTGCCGTGGCTTCTCGTTACGGTCGGGTATCTCTCGGCGAACATGCGCAGGCATCGACAGCGCCGCATGACGGAAGTTCTCGAGGAGCCACATCCAGCGAGCCAGGTCCTCGATCCCGCGCTGATTGTGGCGCGTGGCGAGCTCCAACAGGTAGTTGAGCGCGCCTTGGAGCGGCTCGCGCCGCCGGACCGAAGGATCTTCCAGCTCTGCGTTGTGGAAGGGATGAGCTACAAGGAGGCCGCTCGCCACCTCAACACGTCGCACGCAGTTGTTCGCAATCGCTTGAGTCGGAGTCGACGATCCGTTCGGGCCGACCTCAACGCGTACTTGATGGAGGACGAACGATGA
- a CDS encoding VOC family protein: protein MTHIFVNLATADLDGAKEFYTALGFELNPLFTDENAACVVVDENIYFMVLTREFFQGFTDKQVTEPTTHAQVLTALSRESREEVDAIIERGLAAGGTEPRPAVDLGFMYSRDLEDRDGNILEFLYMLPEAVEIGPLAYAAEHGVQEPA from the coding sequence ATGACGCACATCTTCGTGAACCTCGCGACCGCCGACCTCGACGGCGCGAAGGAGTTCTACACCGCGCTCGGCTTCGAGCTGAACCCGCTCTTCACCGACGAGAACGCCGCGTGCGTGGTCGTCGACGAGAACATCTACTTCATGGTGCTGACCCGGGAGTTCTTCCAGGGCTTCACCGACAAGCAGGTCACCGAGCCGACCACGCACGCGCAGGTGCTCACCGCGCTCAGCCGGGAGTCGCGGGAGGAGGTCGACGCGATCATCGAGCGCGGCCTCGCCGCGGGCGGCACGGAGCCGCGCCCGGCCGTCGACCTCGGCTTCATGTACTCGCGCGACCTCGAGGACCGCGACGGCAACATCCTCGAGTTCCTCTACATGCTCCCCGAGGCGGTCGAGATCGGCCCGCTCGCCTACGCGGCCGAGCACGGCGTGCAGGAACCGGCCTGA
- a CDS encoding winged helix-turn-helix transcriptional regulator — MAVRTARGFGQYDGVARALERVGERWALLVVRDLLAGPRRYTDLKAGLPRIPTNILSDRLKELQEAGVVRRVPIARCGLVYELTDAGRDLAPVVAALERWGWSQLGDPGDDETVTRDALAAALRAAFRADASEPAPARTVLRVGEVAVAVTTAGDGLDVVPIGDDALPQPLRPDAPDVETTLELDLDPSGLRALLAGEADAPGIRVSSGGPGALAAFRARFRMRVPAADDETVSI; from the coding sequence ATGGCGGTGCGCACGGCTCGCGGATTCGGGCAGTACGACGGCGTCGCCCGCGCGCTCGAGCGCGTCGGCGAACGCTGGGCGCTGCTCGTCGTGCGCGACCTGCTCGCCGGCCCGCGCCGGTACACCGACCTGAAGGCCGGGCTGCCGCGCATCCCGACGAACATCCTGAGCGACCGGCTGAAGGAGCTGCAGGAGGCCGGCGTCGTGCGCCGGGTGCCGATCGCGCGGTGCGGGCTCGTCTACGAGCTGACGGATGCCGGCCGCGACCTCGCCCCGGTCGTCGCGGCGCTCGAGCGCTGGGGATGGTCGCAGCTCGGCGACCCCGGTGACGATGAGACCGTGACGCGCGACGCCCTGGCGGCGGCCCTGCGGGCGGCATTCCGGGCGGATGCCTCGGAACCGGCGCCCGCGCGCACCGTGCTGCGCGTCGGCGAGGTCGCCGTCGCCGTCACGACCGCGGGGGACGGGCTCGACGTCGTGCCGATCGGCGACGACGCGCTGCCGCAGCCCCTCCGACCGGACGCGCCGGACGTCGAGACCACGCTGGAGCTCGACCTCGACCCGTCGGGCCTGCGGGCGCTGCTGGCGGGGGAGGCGGATGCCCCGGGCATCCGTGTCAGCTCGGGCGGCCCCGGCGCGTTGGCGGCGTTCCGCGCGCGGTTCCGGATGCGTGTGCCGGCAGCGGACGACGAGACCGTGTCGATCTGA